Proteins from one Porites lutea chromosome 3, jaPorLute2.1, whole genome shotgun sequence genomic window:
- the LOC140931493 gene encoding melanocortin receptor 4-like: MAEQTCTRFLDYSVKLVSQRRSFSLGFCVLNFVFSLVATLGNLLVIRALMKTSTIPATIKKLFLSLAFSDLAVGLCPQLITAIISAVLLKMASSEDDLAFFCPTVLIVLLYFMHLLAVASFLNVMVIALDRLLAVSLHLRYQELVTPTRVTIVLVSLWLTSCVSAFLYIFLLKGIAVAAVITVIGYVLTTLAYVRIYKVVRYHQNQIYGQNQLQTAQTAEAQKQRKSAYNSLFVSVVFLACYLPFFPSTILYWTNTSEISFLEANFASIFLIYLNSSLNPFIYCWRYPEIRQRVKSTVKQIFHMNENMS; this comes from the coding sequence ATGGCTGAACAGACCTGCACTCGATTTCTGGATTATTCCGTTAAACTGGTTTCCCAAAGGAGAAGTTTCTCCCTTGGTTTctgtgttttaaactttgtattttCCCTCGTGGCGACTCTAGGAAATCTTTTAGTCATCCGCGCCTTAATGAAGACCTCAACGATACCAGCTACCATCAAGAAGCTGTTCCTAAGTctggctttctctgatcttgcaGTTGGATTGTGTCCGCAGCTAATCACTGCTATTATCAGTGCCGTGTTGTTGAAGATGGCATCAAGTGAAGACGACTTAGCCTTCTTTTGTCCAACAGTTTTGATTGTGTTATTATATTTTATGCATCTTCTCGCCGTTGCATCTTTCCTGAATGTTATGGTCATTGCATTGGATAGACTTCTCGCTGTTTCGCTCCACCTGCGATATCAGGAACTTGTCACGCCCACACGTGTTACAATAGTGTTGGTGTCTTTATGGTTAACAAGTTGCGTCTCTGCCTTCCTATATATTTTCCTTCTGAAAGGCATTGCAGTGGCTGCGGTTATTACCGTTATAGGATATGTTCTGACAACCCTTGCGTATGTTCGTATTTACAAAGTTGTCAGATATCATCAGAATCAGATATACGGTCAAAATCAACTTCAAACTGCCCAAACAGCAGAGGcacagaaacaaagaaaatccgCCTATAATAGTTTATTTGTCTCTGTAGTTTTCTTAGCTTGTtatcttccttttttccctAGTACAATATTGTATTGGACAAACACTtctgaaatttcatttctcgAAGCTAATTTTGCGTCGATATTCTTGATTTAcctgaattcatcattaaatccttttatttattgttgGCGGTACCCAGAGATTCGCCAAAGAGTAAAAAGCACGGTAAAGCAAATATTTCACATGAACGAGAACATGTCATAA
- the LOC140931494 gene encoding uncharacterized protein produces the protein MNTFCEWANPKTRGYLWFCTECDESKNGEKNEKKGDEGEDEGENDIKKDDEKKEEGVEDQSKALENDMQTNVNKGIKEKEKQKGEFEKADQSKKVDGGKKKVDSRETEEVERSSKEPKQRAVTKVEEEKLKLGKDVKKADQEKGKGDGNVKKADVGREEVTRAEKQRQGDVKRGDKEEERQGKGNRADKKEEKACDMTKEEKEKQQDAKQLRNEKGKADSKKADEQEEKNVEKVIEEKRENATRTQKTKENAKKSDKQKGKEDVKKVEKEKEERENIKGADRDKEKPQDVTTKTEKEKERNAKKADNVKKEQGANTAKVENEKPEDAPKAARDKREKDVTKTDKEEKLKKDTKKTAGDKEKQQEDDDGDDENASLTSLVRKGKKAKA, from the exons atgaacacattttgtgaatgg gCCAACCCTAAGACGCGAGGGTACCTGTGGTTCTGCACAGAATGTGATGAATCG AAAAACGgtgaaaagaatgaaaagaaagGGGATGAAGGAGAAGATGAAGGAGAGAATGACATAAAGAAAGACGACGAAAAGAAAGAGGAAGGAGTTGAAGATCAGAGCAAAGCGTTAGAAAACGACATGCAAACGAATGTAAATAAAGGcattaaagagaaagaaaaacaaaagggagAATTTGAGAAAGCAGACCAATCCAAGAAGGTAGATGGAGGTAAAAAGAAAGTAGACTCGAGAGAAACAGAAGAAGTAGAAAGATCAAGTAAAGAGCCAAAACAACGAGCTGTAACGAAAGTAGAGGAGGAAAAATTGAAACTAGGCAAAGATGTTAAGAAGGCAGATCAAGAGAAGGGGAAAGGCGACGGAAATGTAAAGAAAGCAGACGTAGGACGAGAAGAGGTAACAAGGGCAgaaaaacaacggcaaggaGATGTGAAGAGAGGAGATAAAGAGGAAGAGAGACAAGGAAAAGGAAACAGAGCAGATAAGAAGGAAGAGAAAGCATGTGATAtgacaaaggaagaaaaagagaaacaacagGACGCAAAGCAGTTAAGAAATGAGAAGGGGAAAGCAGATTCAAAGAAAGCAGATGAGcaggaagaaaaaaatgttgagaaagTAATCGAGGAGAAACGAGAAAACGCAACAAggacacaaaaaacaaaagaaaatgctaAGAAATCTGATAAGCAGAAAGGGAAGGAGGATGTTAAGAAAGTAGAGAAAGAGAAGGAAGAACGTGAAAATATTAAGGGAGCAGACAGGGACAAAGAGAAACCACAAGATGTAACCACAAAGACAGAAaaggagaaggaaagaaatgcGAAGAAAGCAGACAATGTAAAAAAAGAGCAAGGAGCGAACACAGCAAAAGTAGAAAATGAGAAGCCAGAAGATGCACCAAAGGCAGCGAGAGATAAACGTGAAAAAGATGTAACGAAAACAGATAAAGAGGAGAAACTGAAGAAAGATACAAAGAAGACAGCGGGAGACAAAGAGAAACAACAAGAAGACgacgatggtgatgatgaaaATGCCTCATTAACAAGTTTGGTGCGGAAGGGAAAGAAAGCGAAGGCGTAA